GAAAAAATTGTGACTGGTTTTGGTGTTAAGTATGTTCGTGCCGACGGCAATGATTATCAAGATGTTTCAAAAAAAGCAAAAAATTTGGTTGAAGAAGTGCGCACGGGGGTCCCCGTTGTTTTGGAGTGCATCACCTATCGACATATGGCACACAGCGCGCCTATATTTGATGAGGGATACAGAGAAGAAGATGTTTTGGAAAAAAGACAGGAAAAAGATCCAATAAAAAAAATAAAACAAGTTCTTTTGGAAAGCGGTATGTCGGAAAAAGAATTGTCTGATGTTGAAGATGATATAAAAAAGAACGTTTTGGAAAGCATTAAATTTGCAATGGATTCAAAATATCCGCCTAAAGAAAGTTTATATACCAACCTCTATGCCTGAAAGAATCATTAAGTATACTGAAGCAATCAAGGAAGCAACCGACCAAGTGATGGAAATCGATCCAAGTGTTTTTGTTATTGGTCTTGGGGTTTCATATAAAAACGGTGCAGATGGCACCACTTCGGGACTAAAAATGAAATATGCCGACAGGGTATTTGACGTACCGGTGTCCGAAGCTGCGTTTACGGGGATGGCAGTCGGGTCGGCGATTAATGGCCTTCGTCCGATTGTTCATCACGGAAGAGTGGAGTTTGCTTTATTTGCTTCAGACTCGATCTTCACTCAAGCAGCAAAATGGAATTATATGTTTGGTGGGAACAATAACGTGCCGATTGTATTTAGAATCAACGTCGGCAGACAGTGGGGTAACGGTCCACAGCATACCCAAGCCCTGTATTCATTGTTTGGGAATGTTCTGGGTCTTAAGGTGGTGATACCGTCTACCCCTAAAATGGCGAAGGGGCTCCTTGTCTCTGCTTTGAGAGATAAAAATCCTGTTGTTATTCTTGAACCTCGATGGCTTTTTCAACTAAAACAAGATGTTCCGGTCGAGATCTATGGTGAACCGCTTGATAAAGCAAAGATTATGAAAGAAGGGAAAGACATAACCGTCGTCTCTTATGGGGACGGTCTGGTTTCCGCGCTTGAAGCGCTTTCGATCATTGGCGATAGCGTTGACGTTGAATTGATAGACGTTGTCTCCATAAATCCCATTGACCACGAAACGATCTTTAAATCGGTCAAAAAGACGGGAAGACTCTTGTGTGTTGATACTACCAATGAAGCCTTTAATATCGGGTCAGAAATTATTTCCAAGGTGGCACAAAATCAATCAATACATTTGAAAAATAAGCCCACTTCTCTTGCTTGTCCCAATGTTCCATGCCCAACATCCACCGCATTGACCGAATTTTACTATCCGACAAAAATAGATATCGCCAATTCAATTCTTGGTTTGTTCAATAAGCCAAAGGTTGATAAAAAATTAAGTTTTGAAGAGCTCCACCTAGCACCAACGTTGACGATTATATGAATCCCGTTAGAGATAAATCAATTATGTATTATATCTACATATTGAAAAGCAAGAAGAATAAACGATGGTATACTGGAAGCACAAATAATCTACGGAAACGTTTTAAAGAGCACAACAATGGCAAATCTAGTTGGACAAAAAAGGGAATTCCTTGGGAACTGATATATTATGAAGCGTGTCATAACGAAGAAGATACAAGGTCGAGAGAGTTATATTTAAAATCGGGAATGGGTAAACGATATATAAAGAATAGATTAAAACGTTTCCTGTCTCTAATGGGATGAAAAAGATATTGGTAATAGGGGAAAGTTGTAGAGATATTTTTGTGTATTGCAATGCCGAACGTCTGGCTCCGGATTTGCCCATTCCAGTACTCGGCGCCGTTGAACAAAAAGAAAATCCAGGGATGGCGGCTAATGTCGAACGAAACATCAAGGGCATTTTCCCTCAAGTCGATCTATATACGAACGAGAAATGGCGGGAAGTGACCAAGACACGCTACATGCATCTTAATACAAACCATATATTTATTCGTGTTGATACGGATCACCATATCCCGCAAGTTAATGTAGAGAGCATCCCACTTTCAAAATATGACATCATTGCTATTTCTGACTACAACAAAGGATTTTTACATGAGGAGGATATAACTTACATTATTGAACACCATAATAATGTGTTTATTGATACTAAAAAAATATTAGGTGATTGGGCGGCAAAAGCGAAATTCATTAAAATAAACAACTACGAGTATGAACGATCAAAACCATATATATCTAAGATTATTTCAGATAAAATAATTCACACAAAAGGAGGAGAGGGGGCCTATTTTAGGGGCAAGCAATATGCGGTGATGAACAAGGTCGAAGTAAAAGATACGTCTGGTGCAGGAGACAGCTTTTTCGCAGCACTGCTTGTGAAATATGTTGAAACGGGAGATATTGAGAAAGCAATTATGTTTGCAAACGAGTGCGCGTCTGAAGTAGTCAAACACAGAGGTGTTACGGTGATACAGGGGAATTATTGAGGTAAATATGAGAAAACGCCATGAAGTCATGGCGTTTTGGGAATCGGCAAGACGTTCTACAACGCCTTGCCAGTCTTGATACAGTAGAACTGTGCTCGTAGTATTGAGTCTATAAAACCCGAGCCCTTTTGGGATTTGTCGCCCATATCGGTAGTTGTCTTTTTCCCCTCGGTCTGGCAGGCCTCAATGGTTGGGAAGCCATCAATTTTGATGGCTTCCATATCTGCACTACCGTAAGGAGTGTAAAGCGAAAAAAGCAAAATGAGTGTGTACATGGTCGGCTTCTCCGTTGTTGAGATCGAGGGGTATTCCCCGACCTTATTTCTAATTTTTATAGTACACGTTATTTATATTTTGTCAATAGCTGTGGGTAAAATATATGACCTGCTGGTTTTGATATAAGATACAGAAGAAATAATTTACATGCCTTTTTATGTCTTTTGTATAAGATTGAAAGAAACGATATAATAAAAATCATGCTTAATTTTTTACTAAACCCTTACGTCGAAGTTATTATCGCCGGAATAGCCGCTGGCGCTTGGCCGCTCGTTATGCAGCGAAGCGGGCTTATTGGCGCACCCGTGGCAATAGTTTATAGCGCGGTATCGCTTATTGCAGCATTCGGACTTCTTTGGTGGGTTGGTGGGTTCAAAGAATTTACTCAAGGAACATCGGTTAATTGGTGGTGGGCGATTGGCGCGGGGGTTCTTGCGGCGCTCGCTCTTCTTTTTTTGAGTGATGTAGTAGGGAAGACATCTCCTCTCCACTTAAGTACCCTTTATGTTCTCCTTCTCATTGTACAGATTTCTATTCCTGCAATTTTCTATGTAGTCATAAATCACGGAGTAAGTCTCAAGCAGGGAATCGGGTTCATACTGGCGATAGTCGCCGCGTTCCTACTTAGTTAAACCAGACCCCCCCAGAGGGATTGACAGATATACATCCTTATGATATAAAATATACCAGGACAGGCAATTCGGCTTGCTGTGAACGTTCAATCTGACCCTTCAAGGAGATAACCATGCGTGAGTATTTCAGT
This genomic window from bacterium contains:
- a CDS encoding transketolase C-terminal domain-containing protein: MPERIIKYTEAIKEATDQVMEIDPSVFVIGLGVSYKNGADGTTSGLKMKYADRVFDVPVSEAAFTGMAVGSAINGLRPIVHHGRVEFALFASDSIFTQAAKWNYMFGGNNNVPIVFRINVGRQWGNGPQHTQALYSLFGNVLGLKVVIPSTPKMAKGLLVSALRDKNPVVILEPRWLFQLKQDVPVEIYGEPLDKAKIMKEGKDITVVSYGDGLVSALEALSIIGDSVDVELIDVVSINPIDHETIFKSVKKTGRLLCVDTTNEAFNIGSEIISKVAQNQSIHLKNKPTSLACPNVPCPTSTALTEFYYPTKIDIANSILGLFNKPKVDKKLSFEELHLAPTLTII
- a CDS encoding PfkB family carbohydrate kinase, translated to MKKILVIGESCRDIFVYCNAERLAPDLPIPVLGAVEQKENPGMAANVERNIKGIFPQVDLYTNEKWREVTKTRYMHLNTNHIFIRVDTDHHIPQVNVESIPLSKYDIIAISDYNKGFLHEEDITYIIEHHNNVFIDTKKILGDWAAKAKFIKINNYEYERSKPYISKIISDKIIHTKGGEGAYFRGKQYAVMNKVEVKDTSGAGDSFFAALLVKYVETGDIEKAIMFANECASEVVKHRGVTVIQGNY
- a CDS encoding GIY-YIG nuclease family protein, which produces MYYIYILKSKKNKRWYTGSTNNLRKRFKEHNNGKSSWTKKGIPWELIYYEACHNEEDTRSRELYLKSGMGKRYIKNRLKRFLSLMG